A genome region from Crossiella equi includes the following:
- a CDS encoding MaoC family dehydratase, translating into MDIQELDRPPGLGLLFPKAVLTGFTRGGKELPGTGYLRRGVTVEPEQLAAYNRVCGFGLTDALPATYPHILGFPMAVKLMTAPGFPFPLVGLVHIHNRITQLRPVGAHEPLELRVWAEHLAEHERGRQFDVVTEAAVDGEVVWREASTYLRRESGGGKDKKPEPPELPEPAAVWRVPQDIGRRYAKVSGDSNPIHLYPLTAKLFGFPRHIAHGMWTMARCLAAFEGRLPEAYELAVGFKLPVLLPGKVAFRTARTGGGWELDLRAAKDGRPHLAGTISG; encoded by the coding sequence GTGGACATCCAGGAGCTGGACCGCCCGCCCGGCCTCGGCCTGCTCTTCCCCAAGGCCGTGCTCACCGGTTTCACCCGCGGCGGCAAGGAACTGCCGGGCACCGGGTACCTGCGGCGCGGGGTGACCGTCGAGCCGGAGCAGCTCGCCGCGTACAACCGGGTGTGCGGGTTCGGGCTGACCGACGCGCTGCCCGCGACCTACCCGCACATCTTGGGCTTCCCGATGGCGGTCAAGCTCATGACCGCCCCGGGCTTCCCGTTCCCGCTGGTCGGGCTCGTGCACATCCACAACCGGATCACCCAGCTGCGCCCGGTCGGCGCACACGAGCCCCTGGAGCTGCGGGTGTGGGCGGAGCACCTGGCCGAGCACGAGCGCGGCAGGCAGTTCGACGTGGTCACCGAGGCCGCGGTGGACGGCGAGGTGGTGTGGCGCGAGGCCAGCACCTACCTGCGGCGCGAGTCCGGGGGTGGCAAGGACAAGAAGCCGGAGCCCCCGGAGCTGCCCGAACCGGCCGCGGTGTGGCGGGTGCCCCAGGACATCGGGCGCCGCTACGCCAAGGTCTCCGGCGACAGCAACCCCATCCACCTGTACCCGCTGACCGCGAAGCTGTTCGGGTTCCCCAGGCACATCGCGCACGGGATGTGGACGATGGCGCGCTGCCTGGCCGCGTTCGAGGGCAGGCTGCCGGAGGCCTACGAGCTCGCGGTGGGCTTCAAGCTGCCCGTGCTGCTGCCCGGCAAGGTCGCCTTCCGGACCGCGCGGACCGGCGGCGGCTGGGAGCTCGACCTGCGGGCGGCCAAGGACGGCCGCCCGCACCTGGCAGGCACGATCTCCGGCTAG
- a CDS encoding 3-oxoacyl-ACP reductase: MTDRYQQLARSGVGRMLVKRLGLPNPARLRRYEPGQPVLEGPVLFGAAPLGRLSDAVLGVLKSVEATVLTSAAEGDPEARYAALVFDASGIERSEQLTELYRFFHPVIRGLAPNGRVVVLGTTPELTDSPRRQVAQRALEGFVRAVGKEAGRGSTAQLVYVAPGAEQNLAATLRFFLSSRSAYVSGQVVRIGAAEATEPADWAKPLDGKVALVTGAARGIGEAIAEVLSRDGAHVVCLDIPAAGEDLSKVANRVHGTAFQLDITAEDAPARLAEHLAQRHGGVDVVVHNAGITRDKTLGRMDDARWDAAVDVNLSAQERINEVLLDRGVLHDGGRLIGLSSISGIAGNFGQTNYSTSKAGVIGVVQALAPVLAERGITVNAVAPGFIETRLTSAIPLFTREAGRRMNSLAQGGLPVDVAETIAWFASPGSGGVTGNVVRVCGQSLLGA; the protein is encoded by the coding sequence ATGACTGATCGGTACCAGCAGCTCGCCCGGTCCGGTGTGGGCCGGATGCTCGTCAAGCGACTCGGCCTGCCCAACCCCGCCCGGCTGCGCCGGTACGAGCCGGGGCAGCCCGTCCTCGAGGGTCCCGTGCTCTTCGGCGCCGCACCACTCGGGCGCCTGTCCGACGCGGTGCTCGGTGTGCTCAAGTCCGTCGAGGCGACCGTGCTGACCAGTGCCGCCGAGGGTGATCCCGAGGCCCGGTACGCGGCGCTGGTCTTCGACGCCTCCGGCATCGAGCGCAGCGAGCAGCTCACCGAGCTGTACCGCTTCTTCCACCCCGTGATCCGCGGCCTCGCGCCCAACGGCCGGGTGGTCGTCCTGGGCACCACGCCCGAGCTCACCGACTCCCCGCGCCGCCAGGTGGCGCAGCGCGCGCTGGAGGGCTTCGTCCGGGCCGTGGGCAAGGAGGCCGGGCGCGGCTCGACCGCCCAGCTGGTCTACGTGGCACCGGGCGCCGAGCAGAACCTGGCGGCCACGCTGCGCTTCTTCCTCTCCAGCCGCTCCGCCTACGTCTCCGGCCAGGTCGTGCGGATCGGCGCGGCCGAGGCCACCGAGCCCGCCGACTGGGCCAAGCCCCTGGACGGCAAGGTCGCGCTGGTCACCGGGGCCGCGCGCGGTATCGGCGAGGCCATCGCCGAGGTGCTCTCCCGCGACGGCGCGCACGTGGTCTGCCTGGACATCCCGGCCGCGGGCGAGGACCTGTCGAAGGTGGCCAACCGCGTGCACGGCACCGCCTTCCAGCTCGACATCACCGCCGAGGACGCCCCGGCGCGCCTGGCCGAGCACCTCGCGCAGCGGCACGGGGGTGTGGACGTCGTGGTGCACAACGCGGGCATCACCCGCGACAAGACCCTGGGCCGCATGGACGACGCCCGCTGGGACGCGGCGGTGGACGTGAACCTGTCCGCGCAGGAGCGCATCAACGAGGTGCTGCTGGACCGGGGCGTGCTGCACGACGGCGGCCGCCTGATCGGGCTGTCCTCGATCAGCGGCATCGCGGGCAACTTCGGCCAGACCAACTACTCCACCTCCAAGGCGGGCGTGATCGGCGTGGTCCAGGCGCTCGCGCCCGTACTGGCGGAGCGCGGCATCACGGTGAACGCGGTCGCGCCCGGTTTCATCGAGACCCGCCTGACCTCGGCCATCCCGCTGTTCACCCGGGAGGCCGGGCGCCGCATGAACAGCCTCGCCCAGGGCGGGCTGCCCGTTGACGTCGCCGAGACCATCGCGTGGTTCGCCAGCCCCGGCTCGGGCGGGGTGACCGGCAACGTGGTGCGGGTCTGCGGCCAGAGCCTGCTCGGAGCGTGA
- a CDS encoding acetyl-CoA C-acetyltransferase produces the protein MSGSTRRVAVLGGNRIPFARSNGPYSRASNQDMLTAALDGLVSRFGLQGERLGEVVAGAVLKHSRDFNLTRETVLGSRLAPETPAYDVQQACGTGLEAAILVANKIALGQIDVGIAGGVDTTSDAPIGVHEDLRQVLLDLNRAKSVGKRLRLLTRLRPTHVVPDIPRNGEPRTGLSMGEHAAVTARQWEITREAQDELAAASHQNLARAYDEGFFDDLVTPYLGLTRDQNLRPDSTVDKLAKLKPVFGKGEGATMTAANSTPLTDGAALVLLASEAWADDHRLAPLAYLTHCETAAVDFVHGGEGLLMAPTYAVPRMLARAGLTLQDFDYYEIHEAFASQVLATLKAWQDPAFCKEKLGLDAPLGAIDRTKLNVNGSSLAAGHPFAATGGRIVATLAKLLSQKGSGRGLISICAAGGQGVTAILER, from the coding sequence ATGTCCGGCAGTACGCGACGGGTGGCGGTCCTGGGTGGCAACCGCATCCCCTTCGCCCGGTCCAACGGCCCTTACTCCCGAGCATCGAACCAGGACATGCTGACCGCCGCACTGGACGGCCTGGTCAGCCGGTTCGGGCTGCAGGGCGAGCGGCTGGGCGAGGTGGTCGCGGGCGCGGTGCTCAAGCACAGCCGGGACTTCAACCTCACCCGCGAGACCGTGCTGGGCAGCCGCCTGGCCCCGGAGACCCCGGCCTATGACGTGCAGCAGGCCTGCGGCACCGGCCTGGAGGCGGCCATCCTGGTGGCCAACAAGATCGCGCTGGGCCAGATCGACGTGGGCATCGCGGGCGGCGTGGACACCACCAGCGACGCCCCGATCGGCGTGCACGAGGACCTCCGCCAGGTGCTGCTGGACCTGAACCGGGCCAAGAGCGTCGGCAAGCGCCTGCGCCTGCTGACCCGCCTGCGCCCGACCCACGTCGTCCCGGACATCCCGCGCAACGGCGAGCCCCGCACCGGCCTGTCCATGGGCGAGCACGCGGCGGTCACGGCCAGGCAGTGGGAGATCACCCGCGAGGCCCAGGACGAGCTGGCGGCGGCCAGCCACCAGAACCTGGCGCGCGCCTACGACGAGGGCTTCTTCGACGACCTGGTCACCCCGTACCTGGGCCTGACCAGGGACCAGAACCTCCGCCCGGACTCCACAGTGGACAAACTCGCCAAGCTGAAGCCGGTCTTCGGCAAGGGCGAGGGCGCCACGATGACGGCGGCCAACTCCACCCCGCTGACCGACGGCGCGGCCCTGGTCCTGCTGGCCAGCGAGGCATGGGCCGATGACCACCGCCTGGCCCCGCTGGCCTACCTGACCCACTGCGAGACGGCGGCGGTCGACTTCGTCCACGGCGGCGAAGGCCTCCTGATGGCCCCGACCTACGCCGTCCCGAGGATGCTCGCCCGCGCGGGCCTGACCCTCCAGGACTTCGACTACTACGAGATCCACGAGGCCTTCGCCTCCCAGGTCCTGGCCACCCTCAAGGCGTGGCAGGACCCGGCCTTCTGCAAGGAGAAGCTGGGCCTGGACGCCCCGCTGGGCGCCATCGACCGCACCAAGCTCAACGTCAACGGCTCCTCCCTGGCCGCGGGCCACCCCTTCGCCGCCACCGGAGGCCGCATCGTGGCCACCCTGGCCAAACTGCTGTCGCAGAAGGGCTCCGGCCGAGGCCTGATCTCCATCTGCGCCGCAGGCGGCCAGGGTGTCACCGCGATCCTGGAGCGCTAG
- a CDS encoding SIMPL domain-containing protein: MAEVVTKGNGEVERTADRAQLWVSFTTSAGDRSEAVALLGQRVANVEPLLEQDGVEVRSRRLSVQPNWQGDRQVGANAEQHYQLRIADRATLEQLVAALVAAEPSALNGPDWELSDQAEAAQEAQVLAVADARRRAEGYAAALGIRLGPLLRISDGEDTHYAPMARSAAFSAMSAEVGGAVQALNLEPQQVTVSARCTTTWSLLD, from the coding sequence GTGGCTGAAGTAGTGACGAAGGGGAATGGCGAAGTCGAGCGGACGGCCGACCGCGCACAGCTGTGGGTGAGCTTCACGACCAGCGCGGGCGACCGGTCCGAAGCGGTCGCGCTGCTCGGACAGCGCGTGGCGAACGTCGAACCACTGCTGGAACAGGACGGCGTCGAGGTCCGCTCACGCCGCCTGTCCGTCCAGCCGAACTGGCAGGGCGACCGCCAGGTGGGCGCGAACGCGGAACAGCACTACCAGCTCCGCATCGCCGACCGGGCAACCCTGGAACAACTGGTCGCGGCCCTGGTCGCGGCCGAACCCTCCGCCCTCAACGGCCCGGACTGGGAGCTCAGCGACCAGGCCGAGGCCGCCCAAGAGGCCCAGGTCCTCGCGGTGGCCGACGCCCGCCGCCGGGCCGAGGGCTACGCGGCGGCGCTGGGCATCCGCCTGGGCCCGCTGCTGCGCATCAGCGACGGCGAGGACACGCACTACGCCCCGATGGCCCGCAGCGCGGCCTTCTCGGCCATGTCGGCGGAGGTCGGAGGCGCGGTGCAGGCGCTGAACCTGGAGCCGCAGCAGGTGACGGTCAGCGCGCGGTGCACGACCACGTGGTCGCTGTTGGACTAG
- a CDS encoding APC family permease, with protein sequence MLTTERAETKAETGEHRYRLGACTGVAALGLDALASVSYGPQAIVLALAAAGAAGIGWTLPVTAAIVLLLVVLVVAYRQVVHAYPDGGGAYTVARRNLGEGAGLVAAASLIVDYVLNAAVATAAGVAALTSAVPALLPWTTELCLAVLALVTAVNLRGVAASARAFALPTVVFVGTVLLVVVVGLLRGAPLHPLPAPAPVETTATVGVLLLLAAFANGCASLTGIEAIANATPSFRSPRPVRAARAQVLLGAVLGVLLLGLAALVELFDVRPVEGRTVLSLLVEGAFGDGWAYLLVQFTTVVLLALSANTSFGGLPVLAARLSADHYLPHAFGLRADRLVHRIGVLVLAGLAAVLVLGSGGQLDVLVPMFTIGVFVGFALCQAGMVRHWRRLGRRGWPLAVNLAGAVLSAVAAVVVTVVKFAEGAWLVVLVLPVLVFGLRRVHRAYELLGRQLGLGTLPRLPRPDAALVVVPVAGLSVLTSHCLSTALSLGHRVVAVHVAGGGQPPGYQRQLAADWTSWHPDVPLVLLERARGGLGTSIAAYVRGMPDKQVLVLIGELRPRQAWVRLLLNGQGAGIARAVHRRTGAAVCRLHHRL encoded by the coding sequence GTGCTGACCACGGAACGTGCCGAGACCAAGGCCGAGACGGGCGAACACCGGTACCGGCTGGGCGCCTGCACCGGTGTCGCCGCGCTGGGCCTGGACGCGCTCGCCTCGGTCTCCTACGGCCCGCAGGCGATCGTGCTGGCCCTGGCCGCCGCCGGGGCCGCGGGCATCGGCTGGACGCTGCCGGTCACCGCCGCGATCGTGCTGCTGCTCGTGGTGCTGGTGGTGGCCTACCGGCAGGTCGTGCACGCCTACCCGGACGGCGGCGGCGCGTACACCGTGGCCCGGCGCAACCTCGGCGAGGGCGCGGGCCTGGTCGCGGCCGCGTCGCTGATCGTGGACTACGTGCTCAACGCGGCCGTGGCCACCGCGGCGGGTGTGGCCGCGCTGACCTCGGCGGTACCCGCGCTGCTGCCGTGGACCACCGAGCTGTGCCTGGCGGTGCTGGCCCTGGTCACCGCGGTGAACCTGCGCGGGGTGGCGGCCAGCGCGCGGGCGTTCGCGCTGCCGACGGTGGTGTTCGTGGGCACCGTGCTCCTGGTGGTCGTGGTCGGCCTGCTCCGGGGCGCGCCGCTGCACCCGCTGCCCGCCCCGGCGCCGGTCGAGACCACCGCGACCGTGGGCGTGCTGCTCCTGCTGGCCGCCTTCGCCAACGGCTGCGCCTCGCTGACCGGCATCGAGGCCATCGCGAACGCCACGCCGAGCTTCCGCAGCCCGCGCCCGGTGCGGGCGGCCCGCGCGCAGGTGCTGCTCGGGGCGGTGCTCGGCGTGCTGCTGCTGGGCCTGGCCGCGCTGGTGGAGCTGTTCGACGTGCGGCCGGTCGAGGGGCGCACGGTGCTGTCGCTGCTGGTGGAGGGCGCGTTCGGGGACGGCTGGGCGTACCTGCTGGTGCAGTTCACCACCGTGGTGCTGCTCGCGCTGTCGGCGAACACCTCCTTCGGCGGCCTGCCGGTGCTGGCCGCGCGGCTGTCCGCCGACCACTACCTGCCGCACGCGTTCGGGCTGCGTGCGGACCGGCTGGTGCACCGCATCGGCGTGCTGGTGCTGGCCGGGCTGGCGGCGGTGCTGGTGCTCGGGTCCGGTGGGCAGCTGGACGTGCTGGTGCCGATGTTCACGATCGGGGTGTTCGTCGGGTTCGCGCTGTGCCAGGCGGGCATGGTGCGGCACTGGCGGCGGCTGGGCAGGCGGGGCTGGCCGCTCGCGGTGAACCTGGCGGGCGCGGTGCTCAGCGCGGTGGCGGCCGTGGTGGTGACGGTCGTGAAGTTCGCCGAGGGCGCGTGGCTGGTGGTGCTCGTGCTGCCGGTGCTGGTGTTCGGGCTGCGCCGGGTGCACCGGGCGTACGAGCTGCTGGGCAGGCAGCTGGGCCTGGGCACGCTGCCGCGGCTGCCGAGGCCGGACGCGGCGCTGGTGGTGGTGCCGGTGGCGGGGCTGTCCGTGCTGACCTCGCACTGCCTGTCCACCGCGCTGTCGCTGGGGCACCGGGTGGTGGCGGTGCACGTGGCCGGGGGTGGGCAGCCACCCGGCTACCAGCGGCAGCTGGCGGCGGACTGGACCAGCTGGCACCCGGACGTGCCGCTGGTGCTGCTGGAACGCGCGCGGGGCGGGCTGGGCACGAGCATCGCGGCGTACGTGCGCGGGATGCCGGACAAGCAGGTGCTGGTGCTGATCGGCGAGCTGCGCCCGAGGCAGGCGTGGGTGCGCCTGCTGCTCAACGGCCAGGGCGCGGGCATCGCGCGGGCGGTGCACCGCCGGACGGGGGCAGCGGTGTGCCGCCTGCACCACCGCCTGTGA
- a CDS encoding class I SAM-dependent methyltransferase: MSGQLNHYDEATAAAYQKAREIPRDGLAHWHRALREHLRPVPDRVILDLGAGTGVFSTALADWFGVRVLAVEPATAMRARIPDHPLVTAVAGDAANIPAEPASLAGAWLSTVVHHVPDRVAAAHELRRVLGPGAPVLIRGVFRDRPFRVTLARYFPEVHRVLDRFPGVTEVCADFAEAGFRREALLDVPQTSAPDLGTVLARVTRRGDTLLRGLHEEEYAAGVARLRAAVEAGVAGPVVDRLDLLVLR; this comes from the coding sequence ATGTCCGGGCAGCTCAACCACTACGACGAGGCGACCGCGGCGGCCTACCAAAAGGCCAGGGAGATCCCCCGGGACGGGCTCGCGCACTGGCACCGGGCCCTCCGGGAGCACCTCCGACCTGTACCCGATCGGGTGATCCTCGACCTGGGTGCCGGTACCGGGGTGTTCAGCACCGCGCTGGCCGACTGGTTCGGCGTCCGGGTGCTCGCCGTGGAACCGGCGACGGCCATGCGCGCCCGCATCCCCGACCACCCGCTGGTCACCGCGGTGGCGGGCGACGCGGCGAACATTCCGGCCGAACCGGCCTCGCTGGCAGGCGCCTGGCTGTCCACCGTCGTGCACCACGTCCCGGACCGCGTGGCCGCCGCGCACGAGCTGCGGCGCGTGCTCGGTCCCGGTGCGCCGGTGCTCATCCGGGGTGTGTTCCGCGACCGGCCGTTCCGGGTCACCCTGGCCCGCTACTTCCCCGAGGTGCACCGGGTGCTCGACCGCTTTCCCGGCGTGACGGAGGTGTGCGCGGACTTCGCCGAGGCCGGGTTCCGGCGGGAGGCCCTGCTGGACGTCCCCCAGACGAGTGCACCCGATCTCGGGACGGTCCTGGCGCGGGTCACCCGGCGAGGGGACACGCTGCTGCGCGGGCTGCACGAGGAGGAATACGCGGCGGGCGTGGCCCGGCTGCGGGCGGCGGTTGAGGCCGGGGTCGCCGGGCCGGTGGTGGACCGCCTGGACCTGCTCGTCCTGCGCTGA